One window of the Actinomyces procaprae genome contains the following:
- a CDS encoding type II toxin-antitoxin system VapC family toxin translates to MLLDTNVVSELRKVGDGRADPHVMRFFSDLDADSLYLSAITVMELELGIARVERRDPTQGGRLRTWMAHQVLPFFHNRILPVDTPVALQCAHLHVPDPRPERDAYIAATAMVHGLTVVTRNVAGFAPMGVALLNPWEAA, encoded by the coding sequence ATGCTGCTGGACACCAACGTCGTCTCCGAACTGCGCAAGGTCGGAGACGGACGCGCCGACCCACACGTCATGCGCTTCTTCTCCGACCTCGACGCAGACAGCCTCTACCTATCGGCGATCACCGTAATGGAGCTCGAACTCGGAATCGCCCGGGTTGAGCGGCGCGACCCAACCCAGGGAGGCCGCCTGCGCACCTGGATGGCGCACCAGGTTCTGCCGTTCTTCCACAATCGGATTCTTCCGGTAGACACCCCTGTCGCCTTGCAATGCGCACACCTGCACGTACCCGACCCCCGCCCCGAGCGAGATGCCTACATCGCGGCAACCGCGATGGTTCACGGCCTTACGGTGGTGACTCGTAACGTCGCCGGCTTCGCCCCCATGGGCGTGGCACTACTCAACCCCTGGGAGGCGGCTTAG
- a CDS encoding type II toxin-antitoxin system Phd/YefM family antitoxin, whose product MTATTMSSREFNQNVSAAKRASHQGPVLITDRGVPAHVLLSIEDYRRLTSGNKGILEALSMPGLSEIELDIEPARELPRAAELD is encoded by the coding sequence ATGACAGCCACCACCATGTCAAGCCGGGAGTTCAATCAAAACGTCTCCGCAGCCAAGCGGGCTTCGCACCAGGGCCCGGTCCTCATCACCGACCGCGGCGTCCCCGCGCACGTCCTGCTGTCCATTGAGGATTATCGGCGTCTCACCTCCGGGAACAAGGGAATCCTGGAGGCGCTCTCCATGCCCGGGCTGTCCGAGATCGAGCTGGACATCGAACCCGCCCGCGAACTACCGCGGGCCGCGGAGTTGGACTGA
- a CDS encoding type II toxin-antitoxin system HipA family toxin, with product MSTTQLEVSWTGVDGALTHVGTLALEADAQRQRFAYAADWLEHGFPIGVDLPLSTGPLSPPDGAPTFGVFDDACPGLWGRAVIASGNREERPSGLGLLAAVADVSRQGALRLSASVDAAPLAPGDLASTTDAKALLADIESFQRGDIDREGTHRILLGASSQGGARPKLALRDDRTGGIVMAKYPAVADTYDLLTCEAVALQVARDAALSACSYQLLRIDAHRAILLVDRFDRRDRGRLGYQSMHTAAQLHEAGDFSYRAAVDAARALVGTQAARAVVARAALSICLHDVDDHPWNMGFLRDADGWQAAPVFDVVPCPDERDGTPLEGTTSERSLEQLLDLDWELPRSEVLDLTTRVAQVARGAWERAPKDFGLDPQDARMCERIIESTCDFDTVLDGREARYAS from the coding sequence ATGAGCACCACCCAACTGGAGGTCTCGTGGACCGGCGTCGACGGCGCACTCACCCACGTCGGCACGCTGGCCCTCGAGGCGGACGCCCAGCGCCAGCGGTTCGCCTACGCCGCTGACTGGCTGGAGCACGGCTTCCCGATCGGAGTCGACCTCCCGCTGAGCACGGGACCGCTCTCCCCGCCCGACGGCGCCCCCACCTTCGGTGTCTTCGACGACGCCTGCCCGGGCCTGTGGGGCAGGGCGGTGATCGCGAGCGGCAACCGGGAGGAGCGCCCGTCCGGCCTCGGCCTGCTGGCGGCGGTGGCGGACGTCTCGCGCCAGGGCGCGCTGCGCTTGTCCGCGAGCGTCGACGCCGCCCCGCTCGCGCCCGGAGACCTCGCCTCAACCACCGACGCCAAGGCACTACTTGCAGACATCGAGTCCTTCCAGCGCGGAGACATAGACCGCGAGGGCACGCACCGTATCCTGCTGGGAGCCAGTAGCCAGGGCGGCGCCCGCCCCAAGCTGGCACTGCGGGACGACCGCACCGGTGGGATCGTCATGGCGAAGTATCCCGCGGTGGCCGACACCTACGACCTGCTCACCTGCGAGGCCGTGGCGCTGCAGGTGGCGCGCGACGCCGCCCTCAGCGCATGCTCGTATCAACTGCTCCGAATCGACGCCCACCGGGCAATCCTCTTGGTCGATCGCTTCGACCGTCGCGACCGCGGCCGCCTCGGCTACCAGTCGATGCACACGGCGGCGCAGCTGCACGAGGCCGGTGATTTCTCCTATCGAGCCGCCGTCGACGCGGCACGCGCGCTCGTCGGCACGCAGGCGGCGCGCGCCGTGGTGGCCCGCGCCGCCCTATCAATCTGTCTGCACGACGTCGACGATCATCCCTGGAACATGGGGTTCCTCCGGGATGCGGATGGCTGGCAGGCGGCGCCGGTATTCGACGTCGTCCCCTGCCCGGACGAACGGGACGGAACGCCACTGGAGGGGACGACGTCGGAGCGGAGCCTGGAGCAGCTGCTGGACCTGGACTGGGAGCTGCCACGCAGCGAAGTCCTCGACCTGACCACGCGAGTGGCGCAGGTTGCCCGAGGCGCCTGGGAGCGGGCACCGAAGGACTTCGGCCTGGACCCGCAGGACGCCCGGATGTGCGAGCGCATCATTGAATCGACCTGCGACTTCGACACGGTGCTCGACGGGCGCGAGGCCCGCTACGCCAGCTGA